From a single Nothobranchius furzeri strain GRZ-AD chromosome 9, NfurGRZ-RIMD1, whole genome shotgun sequence genomic region:
- the pcdh20 gene encoding protocadherin-20, whose product MFSSRQHREKGKPWGFYILLLYTTPLSCLANFSQAKEIIYEIKEGLPKGTFIGGIGVDLHLDFTVDPPFLFSVSQKKVNEQYVNLHNTTGEIYTTATEIDRETLCPYSTVGLACVLSLDVIVLPQQYFQLIKVKIFIEDVNDNRPTFPTDEISLFIPENTQINARYAVEQSAIDPDSGINGVQTYWLVNDFGLFTLDVEENEGGELTPFLIVTEVLDRETQHEYITDIIAEDGGTPPLLGAATLKIVITDVNDNCPKFTESQINVTMHGNTSKGAHLAHLHAFDPDLGANAQISYAYSERVPRDTRSLFHLDKLTGVIKLAQKIDMVTASFYKLTVLAIGPGCIPAVATVTVHIIKVVVGPPSVIPRYIALEKEGVLVIKESEPAFSPLAFFTVKNIDKNQKVNCFLQGNGPFRLVPYQQLKHEYLLETTEPLDYEKTQSYELIVVTNNTQGLVIKTFLKVQVLDENDNAPVFQQSIVEIVIEENNPPNAFLTQLQASDEDSEGRGEVIYLLGGDAPGIFVVDRISGVLTVATSLDREEKEKYRFIVRAVDQGTPRRESIATILLTVLDRNDNSPRFINKDFTFFVPENFPGYGEIGVLSVTDADAGENGWVALSILNGSNIFVIDTGRGALRARTSLDREQQGTYQLWIEAVDGGEPALSSVTMVNVLLLDVNDNPPIVLFPQSNQSYMLVLPNTTPGTSITEVYAVDKDTGMNAVIAYSIIKRKGGEPGSFAIDPDTGNITLKRELSNRGLYSLLVKVSDHGQPEPLFSTVMVNFFVNETVSNESYIQSLLTREADIEIEEKPWYTGQMTEGPERYELFPCRPVLIVLSVTCLGLFFVVVVLTSYICCNRFKKIRKKRSDVEVPLKMKNDSAQFVNRKLRQISNI is encoded by the exons ATGTTCAGCAGCAGACAACATAGAGAAAAAGGAAAACCATGG GGATTCTACATCCTCTTGCTCTACACCACCCCCCTGTCCTGTCTAGCAAACTTCAGTCAAGCAAAAGAGATCATCTATGAGATAAAGGAAGGATTACCCAAAGGGACTTTCATTGGGGGTATTGGAGTGGACTTACATTTGGATTTCACAGTTGATCCCCCCTTTTTATTTAGTGTTTCGCAAAAGAAGGTCAACGAACAATATGTGAACCTACATAATACCACTGGGGAAATCTACACAACTGCTACGGAGATTGACAGGGAGACCCTATGTCCTTACAGCACAGTTGGTCTGGCGTGTGTCCTCTCACTGGATGTGATTGTGTTGCCTCAGCAGTACTTTCAGCTCATCAAAGTGAAAATCTTTATTGAGGATGTTAATGACAACAGGCCAACGTTTCCAACGGATGAAATCTCTTTGTTCATTCcagaaaacacacaaatcaaCGCTCGCTACGCAGTAGAGCAGTCTGCCATTGACCCGGACTCGGGCATCAATGGAGTTCAGACCTACTGGCTAGTTAATGACTTTGGCCTGTTCACACTGGATGTTGAGGAGAACGAGGGAGGTGAGCTGACGCCTTTCCTCATTGTGACAGAGGTTTTGGACAGAGAGACGCAGCATGAATACATTACTGACATCATTGCAGAGGATGGGGGGACCCCTCCCCTGCTTGGAGCAGCAACTTTAAAAATTGTCATCACAGATGTGAACGACAACTGCCCCAAATTCACAGAGTCACAAATTAACGTCACTATGCATGGAAATACTAGCAAAGGGGCACATTTGGCACATCTGCATGCTTTTGACCCTGACCTTGGTGCTAATGCTCAGATTAGCTATGCTTACAGTGAACGTGTGCCAAGGGATACCCGGAGCTTGTTCCATTTGGACAAACTCACAGGAGTAATCAAGCTAGCCCAGAAAATAGACATGGTCACAGCCTCATTTTACAAACTTACTGTTCTGGCCATTGGCCCCGGATGTATCCCTGCTGTCGCAACTGTAACTGTCCACATCATCAAAGTGGTTGTTGGACCACCGTCAGTCATACCTCGGTACATTGCGCTGGAAAAGGAAGGAGTGCTGGTGATAAAGGAGTCAGAGCCAGCCTTCTCTCCACTTGCTTTTTTTACTGTCAAAAACATTGACAAGAACCAAAAGGTGAATTGTTTTTTGCAAGGGAACGGTCCCTTCAGACTTGTCCCATATCAGCAGCTAAAGCATGAATACCTACTGGAAACCACTGAACCCTTGGACTATGAGAAGACACAGAGTTATGAGCTCATTGTGGTCACTAACAACACTCAAGGATTGGTCATTAAAACCTTTCTGAAAGTGCAGGTTTTGGATGAGAATGACAACGCTCCTGTTTTTCAACAGTCTATAGTGGAAATAGTAATTGAGGAAAATAATCCACCCAACGCTTTTCTAACTCAACTACAAGCTTCAGACGAGGACAGCGAAGGTCGAGGGGAAGTTATCTACCTCCTTGGGGGTGACGCGCCTGGGATTTTTGTTGTTGACCGGATCTCAGGTGTTCTCACTGTTGCCACATCGCTTGACCGTGAGGAAAAAGAGAAATATCGGTTTATAGTTAGAGCCGTAGACCAAGGGACACCCAGGAGGGAGTCAATTGCAACAATATTGTTGACTGTTCTGGATCGCAATGACAACAGTCCACGTTTCATCAACAAAGACTTCACTTTCTTTGTCCCTGAGAACTTCCCTGGTTATGGTGAGATTGGTGTCTTGTCAGTGACAGATGCCGACGCTGGAGAAAATGGCTGGGTAGCCCTGTCCATCCTCAATGGCAGCAACATCTTCGTGATAGACACTGGCCGAGGAGCGTTGAGGGccaggacatctctggaccgCGAGCAGCAAGGGACGTACCAACTGTGGATTGAAGCTGTCGACGGTGGGGAGCCTGCACTCTCCTCTGTAACTATGGTCAACGTATTGTTATTGGATGTAAACGATAATCCACCCATTGTCCTTTTTCCTCAATCTAATCAGTCTTACATGCTAGTGCTACCTAACACAACACCTGGAACATCAATCACAGAGGTGTACGCCGTGGACAAAGACACAGGCATGAATGCTGTGATTGCATATAGCATCATTAAAAGGAAAGGCGGTGAGCCGGGTTCATTTGCCATCGACCCTGATACAGGAAACATCACCTTAAAGAGGGAGCTCAGCAACAGGGGCCTTTACAGCCTTCTGGTAAAGGTCAGCGATCATGGCCAACCTGAGCCTCTTTTCTCAACAGTCATGGTTAACTTCTTTGTCAATGAAACAGTGAGTAATGAGAGTTACATCCAAAGTCTGCTGACCAGAGAGGCTGACATAGAGATAGAGGAGAAGCCCTGGTACACTGGCCAGATGACAGAAGGCCCTGAGAGGTATGAGCTGTTCCCCTGTCGGCCCGTGCTCATTGTTCTCTCAGTGACGTGTCTGGGGCTGTTCTTCGTGGTCGTCGTGCTCACATCTTACATCTGCTGCAACAGGTTTaaaaagatcaggaagaaaagatCAGATGTGGAAGTacctttaaaaatgaaaaatgacTCTGCACAGTTTGTAAATAGAAAACTCAGGCAGATCTCAAACATTTGA